A genomic segment from Antedon mediterranea chromosome 6, ecAntMedi1.1, whole genome shotgun sequence encodes:
- the LOC140052002 gene encoding stathmin-like has protein sequence MPSESEKKTSNGGVAFVLELEPGKGDAPNRLPSPPKSKSVQSLDEINSKLAAAEERRKSMESSLLEKLAKENEQILQAQSKAREQNNNFIKSAKEKLEADMGKFENNYKQLDEERKQKLKEKKERFEKVRERKKEIGSSGDACDETL, from the exons ATGCCTTCAG aATCTGAAAAAAAGACATCTAATGGCGGCGTTGCTTTTGTTTTGGAGTTGGAGCCTGGTAAAGGAGATGCCCCAAACCGGCTACCTTCACCCCCAAAAAGTAAAAGTGTTCAATCTTTGGATGAAATCAACAGCAAGCTAGCTGCAGCAGAAGAACGAAGGAAG TCAATGGAAAGCAGTTTGTTAGAAAAACTGGCAAAAGAAAATGAACAGATTCTGCAAGCTCAGTCTAAAGCACGGGAACAGAATAACAACTTCATTAAATCTGCCAAAGAAAAGCTAGAAGCTGACATGGGAAAGTTTGAGAATAATTACAAACAGCTTGATGAAGAACGCAAACAAAAGCTAAAGGAAAAG AAAGAGCGTTTTGAGAAAGTAAGAGAACGCAAGAAAGAGATTGGAAGTTCTGGAGATGCATGTGACGAAACCTTGTAA